A stretch of Miscanthus floridulus cultivar M001 chromosome 13, ASM1932011v1, whole genome shotgun sequence DNA encodes these proteins:
- the LOC136501213 gene encoding beta-galactosidase 11-like — MHVDMSHRVRLAAAAATLVVVAALALAPRAAAAWQLTKNGTVVSYDRRSLMIDGRREIFFSGSIHYPRSPPDMWPELIAKAKEGGLNTIETYVFWNIHEPEKGQFNFEGRYDMVRFFKLIQEHNMFAMVRLGPFIQAEWNHGGLPYWLREIPDIVFRTNNEPYKMHMETFVKIIIKRLKDENLFASQGGPIILAQIENEYQHLEAAFKDEGTKYINWAAQMAIGTNIGIPWIMCKQTKAPGDVIPTCNGRNCGDTWPGPMNKSLPLLWTENWTAQYRVFGDPPSQRSAEDITFAVARFFSVGGTMTNYYMYHGGTNFGRTSAAFVMPKYYDEAPLDEFGLYKEPKWGHLRDLHLALKLCKKALLWGTPSTEKLGKQFEARVFEIPDQKVCVAFLSNHNTKDDVTLTFRGQSYFVPRHSISILADCKTVVFGTQHVNAQHNQRTFHFADQTTQNNVWQMFDEEKVPKYKQAKIRTRKAGDLYNLTKDKTDYVWYTSSFKLEPDDMPIRHDIKTVLEVNSHGHASVAFVNNKFVGCGHGTKMNKAFTLEKPMELKKGVNHVAVLASSMGMMDSGAYLEHRLAGVDRVQITGLNAGTLDLTNNGWGHIVGLVGEQKEIYTEKGMASVTWKPAVNDKPLTWYKRHFDMPSGEDPIVLDMSTMGKGMMYVNGQGIGRYWISYKHALGRPSQQLYHIPRSFLRQKDNVLVLFEEEFGRPDAIMILTVKRDNICTYISERNPAHIKSWERKDSQITANSDDLKARATLTCPPKKLIQQVVFASYGNPMGICGNYTIGSCHTPSAKEVVEKSCLGKRICTLPVSADVYGGDVNCPGTTATLAVQAKCSKRSPSASAQ; from the exons ATGCATGTCGACATGTCCCACCGCGTCCGGCTCGCCGCGGCGGCAGCGACGCTCGTCGTGGTCGCCGCGCTGGCGCTCGCCCCCCGCGCCGCGGCGGCGTGGCAGCTGACCAAGAACGGCACCGTGGTCAGCTACGACCGCCGCTCGCTCATGATCGACGGCCGCCGGGAGATCTTCTTCTCCGGGTCCATCCACTACCCGCGGAGCCCGCCGGACATGTGGCCGGAGCTCATCGCCAAGGCCAAGGAGGGCGGGCTCAACACCATCGAGACCTACGTCTTCTGGAACATCCACGAGCCCGAGAAGGGACAG TTCAATTTCGAGGGGCGGTACGACATGGTGAGGTTCTTCAAGCTGATCCAGGAGCACAACATGTTCGCCATGGTCCGGCTCGGGCCCTTCATCCAGGCAGAATGGAACCATGG AGGGCTGCCCTACTGGCTAAGGGAGATCCCTGACATTGTGTTCCGGACGAACAACGAGCCATACAAG ATGCACATGGAGACGTTTGTGAAGATCATAATAAAAAGGCTCAAGGATGAAAACCTTTTCGCGTCACAAGGAGGCCCCATCATTCTAGCACAG ATTGAGAATGAGTATCAGCATTTGGAAGCGGCGTTCAAAGATGAGGGCACCAAGTACATCAACTGGGCGGCACAGATGGCCATCGGCACCAACATCGGCATACCATGGATCATGTGCAAGCAGACCAAAGCTCCTGGTGATGTG ATTCCTACCTGCAATGGGAGAAACTGTGGAGATACATGGCCAGGTCCAATGAACAAGAGCTTGCCCCTCTTGTGGACTGAGAACTGGACTGCACA GTACAGAGTCTTCGGTGACCCACCATCCCAGCGTTCTGCTGAGGACATTACGTTCGCCGTGGCACGCTTCTTCTCCGTGGGCGGTACTATGACAAACTATTACATG TACCATGGTGGAACAAACTTTGGAAGGACATCTGCTGCCTTTGTGATGCCAAAATACTACGACGAGGCACCTCTCGATGAATTTG GCCTGTACAAGGAGCCTAAGTGGGGCCATCTGAGGGACCTGCACCTGGCGCTGAAGCTGTGCAAGAAGGCCTTGCTCTGGGGTACGCCGTCGACGGAGAAGCTGGGCAAGCAATTCGAGGCGAGGGTGTTCGAGATACCGGATCAGAAGGTGTGCGTGGCGTTCCTCTCCAACCACAACACCAAGGACGACGTGACGCTGACGTTCCGGGGCCAGTCCTACTTCGTGCCGCGCCACTCCATCAGCATCCTCGCCGACTGCAAGACCGTCGTCTTCGGCACCCAGCACGTGAACGCGCAGCACAACCAGAGGACGTTCCACTTCGCGGACCAGACGACGCAGAACAACGTGTGGCAGATGTTCGACGAGGAGAAGGTGCCCAAGTACAAGCAGGCCAAGATCAGGACGCGCAAGGCCGGCGATCTCTACAACCTCACCAAGGACAAGACCGACTACGTCTGGTACACCTCCAG CTTCAAGTTGGAGCCAGACGACATGCCGATCCGCCATGACATCAAGACGGTGCTCGAGGTCAACAGCCATGGGCACGCCAGCGTGGCGTTTGTCAACAACAAATTCGTAG GATGTGGGCACGGGACCAAGATGAACAAGGCGTTCACGCTGGAGAAGCCCATGGAGCTGAAAAAGGGCGTGAACCACGTCGCCGTCTTGGCATCGTCGATGGGAATGATG GACAGTGGCGCTTACCTGGAGCACCGTCTGGCCGGCGTCGACAGGGTGCAGATCACGGGCCTCAACGCGGGCACGCTGGACCTGACGAATAACGGCTGGGGCCACATCGTCGGCCTCGTCGGCGAGCAGAAGGAGATCTACACAGAGAAGGGCATGGCCAGCGTCACCTGGAAGCCGGCCGTCAACGACAAGCCGCTCACATGGTACAAG AGGCACTTCGACATGCCGTCGGGAGAGGACCCGATCGTGCTTGATATGAGCACGATGGGCAAGGGCATGATGTATGTCAATGGCCAGGGCATCGGCCGCTACTGGATCTCCTACAAGCACGCCCTCGGCCGGCCATCGCAGCAGCT GTACCACATTCCCCGGTCCTTCTTGCGGCAGAAGGACAACGTGCTGGTGCTGTTCGAGGAGGAGTTCGGACGGCCGGACGCGATCATGATCCTGACGGTGAAGCGCGACAACATCTGCACCTACATCTCGGAGCGGAACCCGGCGCACATCAAGTCGTGGGAGCGCAAGGACAGCCAGATCACGGCGAACTCCGACGACCTCAAGGCCCGGGCGACGCTGACGTGCCCGCCCAAGAAGCTCATCCAGCAGGTGGTGTTCGCGAGCTACGGCAACCCCATGGGCATCTGCGGCAACTACACCATCGGCAGCTGCCACACGCCGAGCGccaaggaggtggtggagaagtcATGCCTCGGCAAGCGCATCTGCACGCTGCCCGTGTCCGCCGACGTCTACGGCGGCGACGTCAACTGCCCCGGCACCACCGCCACGCTTGCCGTGCAGGCCAAGTGCTCCAAGAGGTCGCCCAGCGCCTCCGCGCAGTAA